Proteins encoded together in one Hevea brasiliensis isolate MT/VB/25A 57/8 chromosome 16, ASM3005281v1, whole genome shotgun sequence window:
- the LOC110634840 gene encoding uncharacterized protein LOC110634840 — protein MILLIRERLKMAFSRQKSYVDLRRKDVEFAVGDYVFLKVSPMKGVMRLELPPSLSHIHPVLHISMLRKYVPNPSHVLQPDVVKLNENLTFEEQPVAIVDYQMRQLRSKQIPMVKVL, from the exons atgatCCTTTTGATCAGAGAACGGTTGAAGATGGCCTTCAGTAGACAAAAGAGCTATGTAGACCTTAGGCGAAAGGATGTAGAGTTCGCAGTGGGTGATTATGTATTCTTgaaggtctccccaatgaaaggagttatgag ATTAGAGTTACCACCAAGCCTTTCTCATATCCACCCAGTATTGCACATCTCCATGCTGAGGAAGTATGTTCCTAACCCTTCACATGTGCTGCAACCAGATGTAGTAAAGTTGAATGAGAACCTGACCttcgaggagcagcctgtagccatagtggactatcagATGAGGCAGCTCAGgtcaaagcagatccctatggttaaggttttataG